In Candidatus Methylomirabilota bacterium, the genomic window GCCGTCCCCCGCTCAGCAGATCGAGCGTCGCGATCTCCTCGGCGATCACGAGGGGATGGTGGAGCGGGACCACGATGACGGCCGTGCCCACGCGCAGCCGGGTCGTCTTCGCCGCGATGTACGTCGCGAGCTGGGCCGGGCGCGAGAGATAGCCGTAGGTCGAGAAGTGATGCTCGGCGAGCCAGACGTTGTTGAAGCCAAGCGCCTCGGCCGCCTGGGCGATCTCGACGCCACGCGCATAGATCTCCCGCGACGAGCGCGCCGAGGGCGACTGCATCAAGAGAAAGGTCCCGAATTTCATGGGTGCCATACTATCAGGGATGACGAGCGCCTCGCGTCCGGCCACGCGGTTCGGGATCGCCCTGCCCTCCGGAGGGCCGGGCGGGCCGCCGCCGGTGTCGCGGGGCCTGGCGGAGGCCGCCCGGCGGATCGAGGCGGCCGGCTTCGAGAGCGCGTGGGCCTTCGACGCCATCGGTCGCGGCTTCCTCCAGGCCGATCCCCTCACCTGCCTCGCCGTCGCGGCGACCGTGACGTGTGACATCGAGCTCGGGACCGGCATCCTCCAGGTCCCCCTGCGAAACCCGGTGGAGCTCGCCCAGCGCGTGCTGACCACGCACCTCGTGTCCGAGGGCCGCCTGCGGCTCGGCGTGGGCGCCGGATCCACCGCGGCCGATTTCGCCGCGCTCGGCCTCGATTTCGCAGCGCGCTTCCGTCGTCTCGACGAGTCGCTGGCGATCATGCGCCGGCTGTGGGCGGGCGAGCGCGTCGACGGAGCCTCGCTCGCGCCGGTCTGGCCCACCGCCGTCGGCGGCCCGCCGGTCCTGATCGGCTCGTGGGCGGGCTCGCGGTGGATCGAGCGGGCGGCCCGCGACTTCGACGGCTGGGTGGGTTCGGGCGCTCGGAGCAGCTGGCGGCTGCTGCGCGAGGGGATCGCGCGGTTCCGCGACCTGGGCGGTCGGCGCGCCGTCGTCACCAACGTGGTGGTGCACCTCGAGCGGCCGGCGGCGAGCCCCGACGGCCCGGACGATCCGTGCAACCTCAAGTGTCCGAGGGACGTCGCCCGCGAGCGCTTGCATCGTCTGCGCGACCTCGGCTTCGACGACGTGGTGCTGGTCACGCGGCGCCACGACGCCGAGCACCTCCAGGAGCTCCGCGAGCTGGCCGTGACCTCCAGATGATCGCGTCACCTCGACCGGACCCGATACCAGGGGTGTGGCTGCCCCGGCACCTTCACGCGCAACGTGTAGACCGAGGTGCGCGCGGTGAAGAACAGGGTCCGTAGATCGGCGCCGCCGAAGGCGAGGTTGGCCGGGACCTCCGGCGTGCGAATGATCCCGAGGCGCGTGCCATCCGGCGCGAAGACCCAGGTGCCCCCCGGACCCGTGCAATAGACCCGGCCTTCCACGTCCACCTTCATCCCATCGGGGACGCCGTCGGTCTCGTCGGACGACATGTCGGCGAAGATCCGGCGCCTCACCAGCCGGCCGCCCGCGTCGAGCTCGAGGGCGTGGATGTACTGCGCCCAGCGCGTGTTGGCCACGTAGAGCACGCGCTCGTCCGGCGAGAACGCGAGCCCGTTCGGATACTCGCAGTCGGCCACGAGCGTGGTCGTCCCGTCGAGCGCGATGCGATAGACCCCGGCATAGGGCAACTCGCGCTCGGCGAAGGGCACGCGCAGGCCGGGATCGGTGAAGTAGATGCTCCCGTCGGACTTGCAGACGACGTCGTTGGGCCGGTTCAGGCGCTTGCCCTCGTAGCGGTCCATCAGGACCTCGGAGCGGCCGTCGGCGGACCAGCGCGTGACGCGGCGGTTGCCGCCCTCGCAGATGACCAGCCGGCCTTGCAGATCGAACGTCGTGCCGTTGCCCTCACCGGTGTTCGCGCGCACGAGCTCGGGGGCCTTGCCCGGCGTCAGGCGGTGCAGGTTGCTCCGGCGGATGTCGACGAAATAGTAGAAGCCGTCGGGGTGCCACAGGGGCCCTTCGGTGAAGACGAATCCCGTGGCCAGCCGCTCCGCGTTCGTCGTCTCGAGGATGCTGGACAGCGCGTCGGCCATGGTCAGCCTCGCCGCGTCCGGAGCGTGACGCCGGCCCGCTCCTCCTGGAGGCAGAAGATCGCCATCGAGTCCTTCGCGCCCCAGCCGCGGCGCACCGCCTCTTCGAGCTGCTGCTCGGCGAGCGCGGCGATCAGCATCGGCACGTGGTACTCGCGGCCCAGCGCCGTCGCGAGCCCGACGTCCTTGCGCAGGAGGTCGAGCGCGAAGTTGACGGTGTCGAACGTGCCGGGGAACACGGTGTTGGGGATCATGTCCTTCAGCGCGCGTCCCTGGCCGAACGAGCCCTTGGAGAGCGCGTCGAGCAGCGCCTCGGGCGCGACGCCCGCCTTCACGCCGAGCGTCATCCCCTCGGCGATCGCCATGCGCGAGCACGCCGAGACCATGTTGTGCACGAGCTTCGCGACGGTGCCGCAGCCGATCTCGCCGACGCGGGTCACCTTGTCGCCGATGGCATCGAGCACGGGCTTGACGCGCGTGTAGAGCGCCTCGTCGCCTCCGACGAGCACCGCCAGCGTGGCGGCACGCGCGCCGGGCACGCCCCCGCTGACGGGCGCGTCGAGCACGTCCACCCCGCGCTCGGCGTAGACCGTGTGGATGCGCCGGATGAGTGTGGCCGAGCTGGTGGAGAGATCCACGTAGATCGTGCCCCGCGCCGCGCCGTCGAGGATGCCGCCGGGGCCCAGCGCGACCGCCTCCACCTCGCGCGGCCCGGGCAGCGAGGTGAAGACGAGCTCGCTCGCCTGCGCCACCGCCTTCGCGCCGTCCGCCCAGGCGGCGCCCTGCGCGAGGTGCGGCTTCGCCAGCTCCGGCCGGATGTCCGTCACCACCATGCCGTGTCCGG contains:
- a CDS encoding NAD(P)-dependent oxidoreductase produces the protein MRIGFIGLGNMGGPMALNVLRAGHGMVVTDIRPELAKPHLAQGAAWADGAKAVAQASELVFTSLPGPREVEAVALGPGGILDGAARGTIYVDLSTSSATLIRRIHTVYAERGVDVLDAPVSGGVPGARAATLAVLVGGDEALYTRVKPVLDAIGDKVTRVGEIGCGTVAKLVHNMVSACSRMAIAEGMTLGVKAGVAPEALLDALSKGSFGQGRALKDMIPNTVFPGTFDTVNFALDLLRKDVGLATALGREYHVPMLIAALAEQQLEEAVRRGWGAKDSMAIFCLQEERAGVTLRTRRG
- a CDS encoding SMP-30/gluconolactonase/LRE family protein gives rise to the protein MADALSSILETTNAERLATGFVFTEGPLWHPDGFYYFVDIRRSNLHRLTPGKAPELVRANTGEGNGTTFDLQGRLVICEGGNRRVTRWSADGRSEVLMDRYEGKRLNRPNDVVCKSDGSIYFTDPGLRVPFAERELPYAGVYRIALDGTTTLVADCEYPNGLAFSPDERVLYVANTRWAQYIHALELDAGGRLVRRRIFADMSSDETDGVPDGMKVDVEGRVYCTGPGGTWVFAPDGTRLGIIRTPEVPANLAFGGADLRTLFFTARTSVYTLRVKVPGQPHPWYRVRSR
- a CDS encoding LLM class flavin-dependent oxidoreductase; translated protein: MTSASRPATRFGIALPSGGPGGPPPVSRGLAEAARRIEAAGFESAWAFDAIGRGFLQADPLTCLAVAATVTCDIELGTGILQVPLRNPVELAQRVLTTHLVSEGRLRLGVGAGSTAADFAALGLDFAARFRRLDESLAIMRRLWAGERVDGASLAPVWPTAVGGPPVLIGSWAGSRWIERAARDFDGWVGSGARSSWRLLREGIARFRDLGGRRAVVTNVVVHLERPAASPDGPDDPCNLKCPRDVARERLHRLRDLGFDDVVLVTRRHDAEHLQELRELAVTSR